From Equus asinus isolate D_3611 breed Donkey chromosome 14, EquAss-T2T_v2, whole genome shotgun sequence, one genomic window encodes:
- the CPSF4 gene encoding cleavage and polyadenylation specificity factor subunit 4 isoform X3, translated as MQEIIASVDHIKFDLEIAVEQQLGAQPLPFPGMDKSGAAVCEFFLKAACGKGGMCPFRHISGEKTVVCKHWLRGLCKKGDQCEFLHEYDMTKMPECYFYSKFGECSNKECPFLHIDPESKIKDCPWYDRGFCKHGPLCRHRHTRRVICVNYLVGFCPEGPSCKFMHPRFELPMGTTEQPPLPQQTQPPTKQSNNPPLQRSSSLIQLTSQNSSPNQQRAPQVIGVMQSQNSSAGNRGPRPLEQVTCYKFPPAF; from the exons atgcAGGAAATCATCGCCAGCGTGGACCACATCAAGTTCGACTTGGAGATCGCGGTGGAGCAGCAGCTCGGGGCGCAGCCGCTGCCCTTCCCCGGCATGGACA agTCGGGGGCTGCTGTCTGCGAGTTCTTTTTGAAAGCTGCCTGTGGCAAAG GGGGCATGTGCCCATTCCGCCACATCAGTGGCGAGAAGACAGTTGTGTGCAAACACTGGCTGCGGGGGCTATGCAAGAAGGGGGACCAGTGCGAGTTCCTGCACGAGTACGACATGACCAAGATGCCTGAGTGCTACTTTTATTCGAAGTTTG GGGAATGTAGCAACAAGGAGTGTCCCTTCCTGCACATCGACCccgagtccaagatcaaggactGCCCTTGGTACGACCGAGGCTTCTGCAAGCATG GTCCCCTTTGCAGGCACCGGCACACGCGGAGAGTCATCTGCGTGAATTACCTTGTGGGATTCTGCCCCGAGGGGCCCTCGTGTAAATTCATGCA CCCTCGATTTGAACTGCCGATGGGAACTACCGAGCAGCCCCCACTGCCGCAGCAGACGCAGCCTCCAACAAAG CAAAGTAACAATCCGCCATTACAAAGGTCGTCCTCCTTGATCCAGTTAACGAGTCAGAACTCTTCTCCCAATCAGCAGAGAGCCCCACAGGTCATCGGGGTCATGCAGAGTCAAAACAGCAGCGCAGGCAACCGGGGACCCCGGCCGCTGGAGCAGGTCACCTGTTACAAG TTCCCTCCTGCTTTCTGA
- the CPSF4 gene encoding cleavage and polyadenylation specificity factor subunit 4 isoform X8, translated as MQEIIASVDHIKFDLEIAVEQQLGAQPLPFPGMDKSGAAVCEFFLKAACGKGGMCPFRHISGEKTVVCKHWLRGLCKKGDQCEFLHEYDMTKMPECYFYSKFGECSNKECPFLHIDPESKIKDCPWYDRGFCKHGPLCRHRHTRRVICVNYLVGFCPEGPSCKFMHPRFELPMGTTEQPPLPQQTQPPTKQRAPQVIGVMQSQNSSAGNRGPRPLEQVTCYKFPPAF; from the exons atgcAGGAAATCATCGCCAGCGTGGACCACATCAAGTTCGACTTGGAGATCGCGGTGGAGCAGCAGCTCGGGGCGCAGCCGCTGCCCTTCCCCGGCATGGACA agTCGGGGGCTGCTGTCTGCGAGTTCTTTTTGAAAGCTGCCTGTGGCAAAG GGGGCATGTGCCCATTCCGCCACATCAGTGGCGAGAAGACAGTTGTGTGCAAACACTGGCTGCGGGGGCTATGCAAGAAGGGGGACCAGTGCGAGTTCCTGCACGAGTACGACATGACCAAGATGCCTGAGTGCTACTTTTATTCGAAGTTTG GGGAATGTAGCAACAAGGAGTGTCCCTTCCTGCACATCGACCccgagtccaagatcaaggactGCCCTTGGTACGACCGAGGCTTCTGCAAGCATG GTCCCCTTTGCAGGCACCGGCACACGCGGAGAGTCATCTGCGTGAATTACCTTGTGGGATTCTGCCCCGAGGGGCCCTCGTGTAAATTCATGCA CCCTCGATTTGAACTGCCGATGGGAACTACCGAGCAGCCCCCACTGCCGCAGCAGACGCAGCCTCCAACAAAG CAGAGAGCCCCACAGGTCATCGGGGTCATGCAGAGTCAAAACAGCAGCGCAGGCAACCGGGGACCCCGGCCGCTGGAGCAGGTCACCTGTTACAAG TTCCCTCCTGCTTTCTGA
- the ATP5MF gene encoding ATP synthase subunit f, mitochondrial: MASVVPLKEKKLMEVKLGELPSWILMRDFTPKGIAGAFQRGYYRYYNKYINVKKGSVAGISMVLAAYVLFNYCRSYKELKHERRRKYH, from the exons TACCATTGAAGGAGAAGAAACTCATGGAAGTCAAACTAGGGGAGCTGCCAAGCTGGATATTGATGCGGGATTTCACCCCTAAGGGCATTGCTGGAGCGTTTCAAAGAG GTTACTACAGGTATTACAATAAGTATATCAATGTGAAGAAAGGGAGTGTCGCTGGGATTTCTATGGTGCTGGCAGCTTACGTGCTTTTCAACTACTGCCGTTCTTACAAGGAGCTCA AACACGAGCGGCGGCGCAAGTACCACTGA
- the CPSF4 gene encoding cleavage and polyadenylation specificity factor subunit 4 isoform X4 encodes MQEIIASVDHIKFDLEIAVEQQLGAQPLPFPGMDKSGAAVCEFFLKAACGKGGMCPFRHISGEKTVVCKHWLRGLCKKGDQCEFLHEYDMTKMPECYFYSKFGECSNKECPFLHIDPESKIKDCPWYDRGFCKHGPLCRHRHTRRVICVNYLVGFCPEGPSCKFMHPRFELPMGTTEQPPLPQQTQPPTKQRAPQVIGVMQSQNSSAGNRGPRPLEQVTCYKVSPGAGGGLGSSVSGQFHIPQIVNFEK; translated from the exons atgcAGGAAATCATCGCCAGCGTGGACCACATCAAGTTCGACTTGGAGATCGCGGTGGAGCAGCAGCTCGGGGCGCAGCCGCTGCCCTTCCCCGGCATGGACA agTCGGGGGCTGCTGTCTGCGAGTTCTTTTTGAAAGCTGCCTGTGGCAAAG GGGGCATGTGCCCATTCCGCCACATCAGTGGCGAGAAGACAGTTGTGTGCAAACACTGGCTGCGGGGGCTATGCAAGAAGGGGGACCAGTGCGAGTTCCTGCACGAGTACGACATGACCAAGATGCCTGAGTGCTACTTTTATTCGAAGTTTG GGGAATGTAGCAACAAGGAGTGTCCCTTCCTGCACATCGACCccgagtccaagatcaaggactGCCCTTGGTACGACCGAGGCTTCTGCAAGCATG GTCCCCTTTGCAGGCACCGGCACACGCGGAGAGTCATCTGCGTGAATTACCTTGTGGGATTCTGCCCCGAGGGGCCCTCGTGTAAATTCATGCA CCCTCGATTTGAACTGCCGATGGGAACTACCGAGCAGCCCCCACTGCCGCAGCAGACGCAGCCTCCAACAAAG CAGAGAGCCCCACAGGTCATCGGGGTCATGCAGAGTCAAAACAGCAGCGCAGGCAACCGGGGACCCCGGCCGCTGGAGCAGGTCACCTGTTACAAGGTGAGtcccggggctgggggcgggctGGGGTCTTCAGTCAGTGGCCAGTTCCACATTCCCCAGAtagttaattttgaaaaatga
- the CPSF4 gene encoding cleavage and polyadenylation specificity factor subunit 4 isoform X9 has translation MQEIIASVDHIKFDLEIAVEQQLGAQPLPFPGMDKSGAAVCEFFLKAACGKGGMCPFRHISGEKTVVCKHWLRGLCKKGDQCEFLHEYDMTKMPECYFYSKFGECSNKECPFLHIDPESKIKDCPWYDRGFCKHGPLCRHRHTRRVICVNYLVGFCPEGPSCKFMHPRFELPMGTTEQPPLPQQTQPPTKRAPQVIGVMQSQNSSAGNRGPRPLEQVTCYKFPPAF, from the exons atgcAGGAAATCATCGCCAGCGTGGACCACATCAAGTTCGACTTGGAGATCGCGGTGGAGCAGCAGCTCGGGGCGCAGCCGCTGCCCTTCCCCGGCATGGACA agTCGGGGGCTGCTGTCTGCGAGTTCTTTTTGAAAGCTGCCTGTGGCAAAG GGGGCATGTGCCCATTCCGCCACATCAGTGGCGAGAAGACAGTTGTGTGCAAACACTGGCTGCGGGGGCTATGCAAGAAGGGGGACCAGTGCGAGTTCCTGCACGAGTACGACATGACCAAGATGCCTGAGTGCTACTTTTATTCGAAGTTTG GGGAATGTAGCAACAAGGAGTGTCCCTTCCTGCACATCGACCccgagtccaagatcaaggactGCCCTTGGTACGACCGAGGCTTCTGCAAGCATG GTCCCCTTTGCAGGCACCGGCACACGCGGAGAGTCATCTGCGTGAATTACCTTGTGGGATTCTGCCCCGAGGGGCCCTCGTGTAAATTCATGCA CCCTCGATTTGAACTGCCGATGGGAACTACCGAGCAGCCCCCACTGCCGCAGCAGACGCAGCCTCCAACAAAG AGAGCCCCACAGGTCATCGGGGTCATGCAGAGTCAAAACAGCAGCGCAGGCAACCGGGGACCCCGGCCGCTGGAGCAGGTCACCTGTTACAAG TTCCCTCCTGCTTTCTGA
- the CPSF4 gene encoding cleavage and polyadenylation specificity factor subunit 4 isoform X6 — MQEIIASVDHIKFDLEIAVEQQLGAQPLPFPGMDKSGAAVCEFFLKAACGKGGMCPFRHISGEKTVVCKHWLRGLCKKGDQCEFLHEYDMTKMPECYFYSKFGECSNKECPFLHIDPESKIKDCPWYDRGFCKHGPLCRHRHTRRVICVNYLVGFCPEGPSCKFMHPRFELPMGTTEQPPLPQQTQPPTKQRAPQVIGVMQSQNSSAGNRGPRPLEQVTCYKCGEKGHYANRCTKGHLAFLSGQ, encoded by the exons atgcAGGAAATCATCGCCAGCGTGGACCACATCAAGTTCGACTTGGAGATCGCGGTGGAGCAGCAGCTCGGGGCGCAGCCGCTGCCCTTCCCCGGCATGGACA agTCGGGGGCTGCTGTCTGCGAGTTCTTTTTGAAAGCTGCCTGTGGCAAAG GGGGCATGTGCCCATTCCGCCACATCAGTGGCGAGAAGACAGTTGTGTGCAAACACTGGCTGCGGGGGCTATGCAAGAAGGGGGACCAGTGCGAGTTCCTGCACGAGTACGACATGACCAAGATGCCTGAGTGCTACTTTTATTCGAAGTTTG GGGAATGTAGCAACAAGGAGTGTCCCTTCCTGCACATCGACCccgagtccaagatcaaggactGCCCTTGGTACGACCGAGGCTTCTGCAAGCATG GTCCCCTTTGCAGGCACCGGCACACGCGGAGAGTCATCTGCGTGAATTACCTTGTGGGATTCTGCCCCGAGGGGCCCTCGTGTAAATTCATGCA CCCTCGATTTGAACTGCCGATGGGAACTACCGAGCAGCCCCCACTGCCGCAGCAGACGCAGCCTCCAACAAAG CAGAGAGCCCCACAGGTCATCGGGGTCATGCAGAGTCAAAACAGCAGCGCAGGCAACCGGGGACCCCGGCCGCTGGAGCAGGTCACCTGTTACAAG TGTGGTGAAAAAGGACACTACGCCAACAGATGCACCAAAGGGCACTTGGCCTTTCTCAGTGGACAGTGA
- the CPSF4 gene encoding cleavage and polyadenylation specificity factor subunit 4 isoform X2 — MQEIIASVDHIKFDLEIAVEQQLGAQPLPFPGMDKSGAAVCEFFLKAACGKGGMCPFRHISGEKTVVCKHWLRGLCKKGDQCEFLHEYDMTKMPECYFYSKFGECSNKECPFLHIDPESKIKDCPWYDRGFCKHGPLCRHRHTRRVICVNYLVGFCPEGPSCKFMHPRFELPMGTTEQPPLPQQTQPPTKQSNNPPLQRSSSLIQLTSQNSSPNQQRAPQVIGVMQSQNSSAGNRGPRPLEQVTCYKCGEKGHYANRCTKGHLAFLSGQ, encoded by the exons atgcAGGAAATCATCGCCAGCGTGGACCACATCAAGTTCGACTTGGAGATCGCGGTGGAGCAGCAGCTCGGGGCGCAGCCGCTGCCCTTCCCCGGCATGGACA agTCGGGGGCTGCTGTCTGCGAGTTCTTTTTGAAAGCTGCCTGTGGCAAAG GGGGCATGTGCCCATTCCGCCACATCAGTGGCGAGAAGACAGTTGTGTGCAAACACTGGCTGCGGGGGCTATGCAAGAAGGGGGACCAGTGCGAGTTCCTGCACGAGTACGACATGACCAAGATGCCTGAGTGCTACTTTTATTCGAAGTTTG GGGAATGTAGCAACAAGGAGTGTCCCTTCCTGCACATCGACCccgagtccaagatcaaggactGCCCTTGGTACGACCGAGGCTTCTGCAAGCATG GTCCCCTTTGCAGGCACCGGCACACGCGGAGAGTCATCTGCGTGAATTACCTTGTGGGATTCTGCCCCGAGGGGCCCTCGTGTAAATTCATGCA CCCTCGATTTGAACTGCCGATGGGAACTACCGAGCAGCCCCCACTGCCGCAGCAGACGCAGCCTCCAACAAAG CAAAGTAACAATCCGCCATTACAAAGGTCGTCCTCCTTGATCCAGTTAACGAGTCAGAACTCTTCTCCCAATCAGCAGAGAGCCCCACAGGTCATCGGGGTCATGCAGAGTCAAAACAGCAGCGCAGGCAACCGGGGACCCCGGCCGCTGGAGCAGGTCACCTGTTACAAG TGTGGTGAAAAAGGACACTACGCCAACAGATGCACCAAAGGGCACTTGGCCTTTCTCAGTGGACAGTGA
- the CPSF4 gene encoding cleavage and polyadenylation specificity factor subunit 4 isoform X5, which translates to MQEIIASVDHIKFDLEIAVEQQLGAQPLPFPGMDKSGAAVCEFFLKAACGKGGMCPFRHISGEKTVVCKHWLRGLCKKGDQCEFLHEYDMTKMPECYFYSKFGECSNKECPFLHIDPESKIKDCPWYDRGFCKHGPLCRHRHTRRVICVNYLVGFCPEGPSCKFMHPRFELPMGTTEQPPLPQQTQPPTKRAPQVIGVMQSQNSSAGNRGPRPLEQVTCYKVSPGAGGGLGSSVSGQFHIPQIVNFEK; encoded by the exons atgcAGGAAATCATCGCCAGCGTGGACCACATCAAGTTCGACTTGGAGATCGCGGTGGAGCAGCAGCTCGGGGCGCAGCCGCTGCCCTTCCCCGGCATGGACA agTCGGGGGCTGCTGTCTGCGAGTTCTTTTTGAAAGCTGCCTGTGGCAAAG GGGGCATGTGCCCATTCCGCCACATCAGTGGCGAGAAGACAGTTGTGTGCAAACACTGGCTGCGGGGGCTATGCAAGAAGGGGGACCAGTGCGAGTTCCTGCACGAGTACGACATGACCAAGATGCCTGAGTGCTACTTTTATTCGAAGTTTG GGGAATGTAGCAACAAGGAGTGTCCCTTCCTGCACATCGACCccgagtccaagatcaaggactGCCCTTGGTACGACCGAGGCTTCTGCAAGCATG GTCCCCTTTGCAGGCACCGGCACACGCGGAGAGTCATCTGCGTGAATTACCTTGTGGGATTCTGCCCCGAGGGGCCCTCGTGTAAATTCATGCA CCCTCGATTTGAACTGCCGATGGGAACTACCGAGCAGCCCCCACTGCCGCAGCAGACGCAGCCTCCAACAAAG AGAGCCCCACAGGTCATCGGGGTCATGCAGAGTCAAAACAGCAGCGCAGGCAACCGGGGACCCCGGCCGCTGGAGCAGGTCACCTGTTACAAGGTGAGtcccggggctgggggcgggctGGGGTCTTCAGTCAGTGGCCAGTTCCACATTCCCCAGAtagttaattttgaaaaatga
- the CPSF4 gene encoding cleavage and polyadenylation specificity factor subunit 4 isoform X7 — protein MQEIIASVDHIKFDLEIAVEQQLGAQPLPFPGMDKSGAAVCEFFLKAACGKGGMCPFRHISGEKTVVCKHWLRGLCKKGDQCEFLHEYDMTKMPECYFYSKFGECSNKECPFLHIDPESKIKDCPWYDRGFCKHGPLCRHRHTRRVICVNYLVGFCPEGPSCKFMHPRFELPMGTTEQPPLPQQTQPPTKRAPQVIGVMQSQNSSAGNRGPRPLEQVTCYKCGEKGHYANRCTKGHLAFLSGQ, from the exons atgcAGGAAATCATCGCCAGCGTGGACCACATCAAGTTCGACTTGGAGATCGCGGTGGAGCAGCAGCTCGGGGCGCAGCCGCTGCCCTTCCCCGGCATGGACA agTCGGGGGCTGCTGTCTGCGAGTTCTTTTTGAAAGCTGCCTGTGGCAAAG GGGGCATGTGCCCATTCCGCCACATCAGTGGCGAGAAGACAGTTGTGTGCAAACACTGGCTGCGGGGGCTATGCAAGAAGGGGGACCAGTGCGAGTTCCTGCACGAGTACGACATGACCAAGATGCCTGAGTGCTACTTTTATTCGAAGTTTG GGGAATGTAGCAACAAGGAGTGTCCCTTCCTGCACATCGACCccgagtccaagatcaaggactGCCCTTGGTACGACCGAGGCTTCTGCAAGCATG GTCCCCTTTGCAGGCACCGGCACACGCGGAGAGTCATCTGCGTGAATTACCTTGTGGGATTCTGCCCCGAGGGGCCCTCGTGTAAATTCATGCA CCCTCGATTTGAACTGCCGATGGGAACTACCGAGCAGCCCCCACTGCCGCAGCAGACGCAGCCTCCAACAAAG AGAGCCCCACAGGTCATCGGGGTCATGCAGAGTCAAAACAGCAGCGCAGGCAACCGGGGACCCCGGCCGCTGGAGCAGGTCACCTGTTACAAG TGTGGTGAAAAAGGACACTACGCCAACAGATGCACCAAAGGGCACTTGGCCTTTCTCAGTGGACAGTGA
- the CPSF4 gene encoding cleavage and polyadenylation specificity factor subunit 4 isoform X1: MQEIIASVDHIKFDLEIAVEQQLGAQPLPFPGMDKSGAAVCEFFLKAACGKGGMCPFRHISGEKTVVCKHWLRGLCKKGDQCEFLHEYDMTKMPECYFYSKFGECSNKECPFLHIDPESKIKDCPWYDRGFCKHGPLCRHRHTRRVICVNYLVGFCPEGPSCKFMHPRFELPMGTTEQPPLPQQTQPPTKQSNNPPLQRSSSLIQLTSQNSSPNQQRAPQVIGVMQSQNSSAGNRGPRPLEQVTCYKVSPGAGGGLGSSVSGQFHIPQIVNFEK, translated from the exons atgcAGGAAATCATCGCCAGCGTGGACCACATCAAGTTCGACTTGGAGATCGCGGTGGAGCAGCAGCTCGGGGCGCAGCCGCTGCCCTTCCCCGGCATGGACA agTCGGGGGCTGCTGTCTGCGAGTTCTTTTTGAAAGCTGCCTGTGGCAAAG GGGGCATGTGCCCATTCCGCCACATCAGTGGCGAGAAGACAGTTGTGTGCAAACACTGGCTGCGGGGGCTATGCAAGAAGGGGGACCAGTGCGAGTTCCTGCACGAGTACGACATGACCAAGATGCCTGAGTGCTACTTTTATTCGAAGTTTG GGGAATGTAGCAACAAGGAGTGTCCCTTCCTGCACATCGACCccgagtccaagatcaaggactGCCCTTGGTACGACCGAGGCTTCTGCAAGCATG GTCCCCTTTGCAGGCACCGGCACACGCGGAGAGTCATCTGCGTGAATTACCTTGTGGGATTCTGCCCCGAGGGGCCCTCGTGTAAATTCATGCA CCCTCGATTTGAACTGCCGATGGGAACTACCGAGCAGCCCCCACTGCCGCAGCAGACGCAGCCTCCAACAAAG CAAAGTAACAATCCGCCATTACAAAGGTCGTCCTCCTTGATCCAGTTAACGAGTCAGAACTCTTCTCCCAATCAGCAGAGAGCCCCACAGGTCATCGGGGTCATGCAGAGTCAAAACAGCAGCGCAGGCAACCGGGGACCCCGGCCGCTGGAGCAGGTCACCTGTTACAAGGTGAGtcccggggctgggggcgggctGGGGTCTTCAGTCAGTGGCCAGTTCCACATTCCCCAGAtagttaattttgaaaaatga
- the CPSF4 gene encoding cleavage and polyadenylation specificity factor subunit 4 isoform X10, with protein sequence MCPFRHISGEKTVVCKHWLRGLCKKGDQCEFLHEYDMTKMPECYFYSKFGECSNKECPFLHIDPESKIKDCPWYDRGFCKHGPLCRHRHTRRVICVNYLVGFCPEGPSCKFMHPRFELPMGTTEQPPLPQQTQPPTKQSNNPPLQRSSSLIQLTSQNSSPNQQRAPQVIGVMQSQNSSAGNRGPRPLEQVTCYKVSPGAGGGLGSSVSGQFHIPQIVNFEK encoded by the exons ATGTGCCCATTCCGCCACATCAGTGGCGAGAAGACAGTTGTGTGCAAACACTGGCTGCGGGGGCTATGCAAGAAGGGGGACCAGTGCGAGTTCCTGCACGAGTACGACATGACCAAGATGCCTGAGTGCTACTTTTATTCGAAGTTTG GGGAATGTAGCAACAAGGAGTGTCCCTTCCTGCACATCGACCccgagtccaagatcaaggactGCCCTTGGTACGACCGAGGCTTCTGCAAGCATG GTCCCCTTTGCAGGCACCGGCACACGCGGAGAGTCATCTGCGTGAATTACCTTGTGGGATTCTGCCCCGAGGGGCCCTCGTGTAAATTCATGCA CCCTCGATTTGAACTGCCGATGGGAACTACCGAGCAGCCCCCACTGCCGCAGCAGACGCAGCCTCCAACAAAG CAAAGTAACAATCCGCCATTACAAAGGTCGTCCTCCTTGATCCAGTTAACGAGTCAGAACTCTTCTCCCAATCAGCAGAGAGCCCCACAGGTCATCGGGGTCATGCAGAGTCAAAACAGCAGCGCAGGCAACCGGGGACCCCGGCCGCTGGAGCAGGTCACCTGTTACAAGGTGAGtcccggggctgggggcgggctGGGGTCTTCAGTCAGTGGCCAGTTCCACATTCCCCAGAtagttaattttgaaaaatga